A section of the Bryobacteraceae bacterium genome encodes:
- the crtB gene encoding phytoene synthase, with amino-acid sequence MAWSLTTWNLLLQRINLDVAGACSESAARGRLVRASRRVLREFSTNFFLVTRFLPPKERADVEVIYAAVRYPDEVVDSFPIPVEEKLALLDSWEEAYRRALACEGLRPPVRTGVPWILAGFADVVRRQGIPPEHYHSFLAAMRRDARPACFPTLEALIDDYIYGSAIVVGYFLAYVYGTARGARMEDALACSRELGIALQLTNFARDVFEDCGRGRLYLPLDMLAAEALDPDNYLDPRHEVRLRRVIRRLALQAEAGYDFARRNLDVFSPGCRSAVGACVEVYGKLNRRFLEAGAPVRVRVSVNAVEKFRALPPQKYWRVPLAYAGLL; translated from the coding sequence ATGGCTTGGAGCCTGACGACCTGGAATTTGCTGCTACAGCGCATCAACCTGGATGTCGCCGGTGCTTGCTCCGAGTCGGCTGCACGGGGCCGGCTGGTGAGGGCCTCCCGGAGGGTTCTGCGGGAGTTCAGCACGAATTTTTTCCTGGTGACGCGGTTTCTGCCCCCGAAAGAGCGCGCCGACGTCGAGGTGATCTATGCCGCCGTCCGATACCCCGACGAGGTTGTGGACAGTTTCCCGATCCCCGTTGAGGAGAAACTCGCCCTGCTGGATTCGTGGGAGGAGGCATATCGAAGGGCCCTCGCGTGCGAGGGGCTCCGTCCACCGGTCCGTACCGGCGTTCCCTGGATCCTTGCCGGCTTTGCGGACGTCGTGCGCCGGCAAGGCATTCCGCCAGAGCATTACCACAGTTTTCTGGCCGCCATGCGCCGCGACGCACGGCCCGCCTGTTTCCCCACGCTGGAGGCACTGATAGACGACTACATTTACGGCAGCGCCATCGTTGTGGGCTACTTTCTGGCTTACGTTTACGGCACGGCGCGGGGCGCACGCATGGAGGACGCGCTCGCCTGCTCCCGCGAGCTGGGCATCGCGCTCCAGCTCACAAATTTCGCCAGAGATGTTTTTGAAGACTGCGGCCGCGGCCGCCTCTACCTGCCGCTGGACATGCTCGCCGCGGAAGCCCTCGATCCGGACAACTACCTCGACCCGCGCCACGAGGTTCGCCTCCGGCGCGTAATCCGCAGGCTCGCCCTTCAGGCCGAGGCCGGCTACGACTTTGCCCGCCGCAACCTGGATGTCTTCTCCCCCGGTTGCCGTTCCGCCGTCGGGGCCTGCGTAGAGGTTTACGGGAAACTGAACCGGCGATTTTTGGAGGCCGGCGCTCCGGTGCGCGTGCGCGTGTCAGTCAATGCCGTCGAGAAGTTTCGGGCCCTGCCTCCCCAGAAGTACTGGCGCGTGCCGCTCGCCTACGCCGGCCTTCTGTAA
- a CDS encoding phytoene desaturase yields the protein MTFSGRKEALVIGAGLGGLSAAIHLRLAGWRVRVLEAGASAGGRANRISVAGLPFDTGPTLLNYPWVFEELFRAAGRDMGDYVRLLKVDPSITYHWPDGQHLTLSSDRERLRAEFERFAPGSSRGLDLFLEDCAAKFEITFRKLVLRNDGNPLRYFSVLTAGEILRTALWRSMYRELGRFFSSPRLCEALGSYAMYLGGSPFELPGLFTILPYGELSGGLWLPEGGIYALVQAVERLARELGVEIHYHSRAQRILHRNGRVTGVRLADGSEIASSVVVSNVDVPSTLTELAGLAAPKIRMSPSVMTFYWAVAGRQPGLGHHTIFFPRDYAAAFRDLNQGCTIPADPAFYVAAPGVSDPTLADDGRLGVFVLVPVPLLSRLGKVDWAAETDRVRETVLRRLSAAGASLSAQAIAGETVWTPETWSRRFGLFQGSAFGAAHTLSQMGPFRPPNFSRRLRGLYFTGASTTPGTGMPMVVLSGRLTAERIQQHAR from the coding sequence ATGACATTCTCGGGCCGGAAGGAAGCCCTTGTCATTGGCGCCGGACTCGGCGGCCTCAGCGCCGCCATCCACCTTCGGCTGGCAGGGTGGCGTGTCAGAGTGCTCGAGGCCGGTGCCTCCGCCGGCGGACGGGCGAACCGGATCTCAGTGGCCGGCCTGCCGTTTGACACCGGACCCACTTTGCTCAACTATCCGTGGGTCTTCGAGGAGCTGTTCCGCGCCGCGGGCCGGGACATGGGCGACTACGTCAGGCTGCTGAAAGTCGACCCCTCCATCACCTATCACTGGCCCGACGGGCAGCATCTGACCCTCTCCTCTGACCGTGAACGGCTGCGCGCCGAGTTTGAACGCTTCGCCCCGGGCTCTTCGCGCGGACTGGACCTGTTTCTGGAAGACTGCGCCGCCAAGTTCGAAATCACTTTCCGAAAGTTGGTTCTGCGCAACGACGGGAATCCCCTGCGCTACTTCTCGGTTCTTACCGCCGGCGAGATCCTCCGAACGGCCTTGTGGCGATCCATGTACCGTGAGCTGGGCCGGTTCTTCTCCTCGCCGCGGCTGTGTGAGGCTCTGGGCTCCTACGCCATGTATCTGGGCGGCTCGCCCTTCGAGCTGCCCGGTCTGTTTACGATCCTTCCCTATGGCGAGCTCTCCGGCGGGCTGTGGCTGCCGGAGGGCGGCATATACGCGCTCGTACAGGCCGTCGAACGCCTGGCCCGCGAGCTTGGCGTGGAAATTCATTACCACAGTCGTGCCCAGCGCATCCTGCACCGCAACGGCCGGGTCACCGGCGTGCGGCTGGCAGACGGCAGTGAAATCGCCAGCTCCGTGGTCGTTTCCAATGTGGATGTGCCATCGACCCTGACCGAACTGGCCGGTTTGGCTGCCCCGAAGATCCGAATGTCGCCTTCGGTGATGACGTTCTACTGGGCCGTCGCCGGCCGTCAGCCGGGACTTGGGCATCATACGATCTTTTTTCCACGCGACTACGCGGCCGCCTTCCGCGATCTCAATCAGGGATGCACGATTCCGGCCGATCCCGCGTTTTACGTCGCCGCACCGGGAGTCAGTGATCCCACGCTCGCAGACGACGGCCGCCTGGGCGTCTTTGTGCTCGTGCCAGTGCCCTTGCTGAGCCGCCTCGGCAAGGTCGATTGGGCGGCCGAAACCGACCGCGTGAGGGAAACCGTCCTGCGGCGTCTCAGCGCCGCCGGTGCCTCCCTGTCGGCTCAGGCTATTGCTGGTGAAACGGTCTGGACGCCTGAAACCTGGAGCCGGCGTTTCGGATTGTTTCAAGGTTCCGCTTTTGGCGCGGCGCACACGCTAAGCCAGATGGGCCCGTTCCGCCCGCCGAATTTCAGCCGCCGCCTGAGGGGACTGTACTTCACCGGCGCCAGCACGACGCCCGGCACCGGCATGCCGATGGTCGTGCTCAGCGGGCGGCTCACGGCGGAAAGGATCCAGCAGCATGCACGTTGA
- a CDS encoding RNA-binding protein produces MSRRLRPLLLAPALAAALAAQGRFTDVTKQAGIVFRHDAQKSGRKYLPETMGAGCAFADLDGDGYPDILLMNPQPALYRNNRNGAFANVTASSGIPRLPRWPMGVAVGDYDNDGRPDLYLTALSGDRLLHNEGGLRFRDVTAQAGIANASFGTSAAFFDYDLDGRLDLFVANYVAWSPQGDLFCSLDGVNKSYCTPESYRGVSSRLFHNLGQGRFEDATKRAGLYDPTSKSLGVAVLDYNGDGWPDLFVANDTQPNKLYRNLKNGRFLEEGVAAGVAFGEDGVARGAMGVDAADYDRSGRAHLLVGNFSNQMLGLYHNEGNGLFVDEAPRSSVGRASLLRLAFGVFFFDFDLDGWQDLFAANGHIEEEINRVQPKVTYAQPPLVFRNLGRGRFEDVTLKLGPDIQKPLVARGAAWADFDLDGDPDILMTSNGGPAILYRNDAAPPGHHWIGFRLHGRRANRSAIGAIVRIETPSGRQWGMVKSGSSYCSASDLVVLFGLGRDQAVRSVEIEWPGGARQRLMGLAPGRYHHIEEPPSS; encoded by the coding sequence GTGAGCCGCCGCCTTCGCCCGCTGCTGCTCGCGCCAGCGCTGGCCGCGGCGCTGGCGGCGCAGGGGCGATTCACGGACGTCACAAAACAGGCGGGAATTGTTTTCCGCCATGACGCGCAGAAAAGCGGCAGGAAATATTTGCCGGAGACCATGGGCGCCGGCTGCGCCTTCGCCGACCTGGACGGCGACGGCTACCCCGACATCCTGCTGATGAACCCGCAGCCCGCGCTCTACCGCAACAACCGGAACGGCGCGTTCGCCAATGTCACCGCATCGAGCGGCATTCCGCGCCTGCCGCGCTGGCCCATGGGCGTCGCCGTCGGCGACTACGACAACGACGGCCGCCCCGACCTCTACCTCACTGCCCTCAGCGGCGACCGTCTGCTCCACAACGAGGGCGGGCTGCGCTTCCGCGACGTGACGGCGCAGGCGGGCATCGCCAACGCGAGCTTCGGGACCTCGGCCGCCTTCTTCGACTACGACCTGGACGGCCGGCTCGATCTGTTCGTTGCCAACTATGTCGCCTGGTCGCCCCAAGGCGATCTGTTCTGCTCGCTCGATGGCGTCAACAAGAGCTACTGCACCCCCGAGTCCTACCGCGGCGTCAGCTCGCGCCTGTTCCACAACCTCGGCCAGGGCCGCTTCGAGGACGCGACGAAGCGGGCCGGGCTGTACGATCCGACATCCAAGTCGCTGGGCGTGGCGGTGCTGGACTACAACGGCGACGGCTGGCCGGACCTGTTTGTCGCCAACGACACGCAGCCCAACAAGCTCTATCGCAACCTGAAAAACGGCAGGTTCCTGGAGGAGGGCGTCGCCGCAGGGGTCGCCTTCGGGGAAGATGGCGTCGCCCGCGGAGCGATGGGCGTGGACGCGGCCGACTATGACCGCAGCGGCCGGGCGCATCTGCTGGTGGGCAACTTCTCCAACCAGATGCTCGGACTTTATCACAACGAGGGCAACGGCCTGTTCGTGGACGAGGCGCCACGCTCCAGCGTTGGCCGCGCCTCGCTCCTCCGGCTCGCCTTCGGCGTGTTCTTTTTCGACTTTGACCTTGACGGCTGGCAGGACCTGTTTGCCGCCAACGGGCACATCGAAGAGGAGATCAACCGCGTGCAGCCCAAGGTCACTTATGCGCAGCCGCCGCTCGTCTTCCGCAACCTCGGCCGCGGCCGCTTTGAAGACGTCACCCTGAAGCTCGGCCCGGACATCCAGAAGCCGCTGGTGGCCCGCGGCGCCGCCTGGGCCGACTTCGACCTGGACGGCGATCCCGACATCCTGATGACATCCAACGGCGGCCCCGCCATTCTGTACCGCAACGACGCCGCGCCGCCGGGCCATCACTGGATCGGCTTCCGGCTCCACGGCCGCCGCGCCAACCGCTCCGCCATCGGCGCCATCGTCCGCATCGAAACGCCTTCCGGCAGGCAGTGGGGCATGGTGAAGTCCGGCTCCAGCTACTGCTCGGCTTCGGACCTCGTGGTGCTGTTCGGCCTCGGCCGCGACCAGGCGGTTCGCTCGGTTGAAATAGAATGGCCGGGAGGGGCGCGCCAGCGCCTCATGGGCCTCGCACCCGGCCGTTATCATCACATTGAGGAACCTCCGTCATCATGA